A window of the Lolium perenne isolate Kyuss_39 chromosome 7, Kyuss_2.0, whole genome shotgun sequence genome harbors these coding sequences:
- the LOC127313723 gene encoding uncharacterized protein, protein MATVTTPPATLQPCEHARGRALRSPPRAWRRRRSQAIRAAATGKQLETPLAAAGGEEGDVIRRLQNGPDVRGVALEGEKGRPVDLTPLAVEVIGESFGEWLREKDSEEQLRVSVGRDPRLSGSRLSAVLFAGLAKAGCAVFDMGLATTPACFMSTILPRFDYDASIMMTASHLPYTRNGLKFFTKRGGLTSAEVEAICDRAAGKYVARKMGLGGGGLGMPPVVMRVDLMSAYAQHLRDIIKERVAHPTHYDTPLKGFKVIVNAGNGCGGFFTWDVLEKLGADTTGSLHLEPDGMFPNHMPNPEDATAMLLTRGAVLAHGADLGVVFDTDVDRSGVVDDAGAAINGDRLIALISAIVLGEHPGTTVVTDARAGDGLTRFIEARGGKHCLYRVGYRNVIDKGAQLNADGVETHVMMETTGHGALKENYFLDDGAYMVVKIIIEMVRMRLAGQEGGVGSLIRDLEEPAESVLFRMDIVGEPKNAKQRGVQAVETFKNYIEEGKLNGWVLDDCGDCSVDQGCLVDNNDHPIDVDAYMYRAKFYDESQRRLGWVHIRQSVHNPNIALNMQSCVPGGCKSMARSIYDGFLLTSGVNEFVDITQVQSFVE, encoded by the exons ATGGCTACCGTCACTACTCCTCCGGCCACTCTCCAGCCATGCGAGCACGCCAGGGGCCGCGCGCTCCGGTCACCTCCtcgggcgtggaggaggaggcgcagcCAAGCGATACGAGCCGCGGCGACGGGCAAGCAGCTCGAGACGCCGctcgcggcggcgggcggcgaggAGGGCGACGTGATCCGGAGGCTGCAGAACGGGCCGGACGTGCGCGGCGTGGCGCTGGAAGGCGAGAAGGGCCGGCCCGTGGACCTCACGCCGCTGGCCGTCGAGGTGATCGGCGAGAGCTTCGGGGAGTGGCTGCGGGAGAAGGACAGCGAGGAGCAGCTGCGGGTGTCCGTCGGCCGGGACCCCCGGCTGTCCGGGTCGAGGCTCAGCGCGGTGCTGTTCGCGGGGCTGGCCAAGGCGGGGTGCGCCGTCTTTGACATGGGCCTCGCCACCACGCCGGCGTGCTTCATGAGCACCATCCTGCCTCGCTTCGACTACGACGCCTCGATTATG ATGACCGCGTCACATCTTCCCTACACCCGGAACGGCCTCAAATTCTTCACCAAGCGCGGCGGGCTAACCTCCGCCGAGGTCGAAGCTATCTGCGACCGTGCGGCGGGCAAGTACGTCGCCAGGAAGATGggcctcggcggcggcggcctcggcATGCCTCCGGTCGTCATGCGCGTCGACCTGATGAGCGCCTACGCGCAGCACCTCCGGGACATCATCAAGGAGCGCGTGGCGCACCCGACCCACTATGACACGCCgctcaagggcttcaaggtcatcGTGAACGCCGGCAACGGCTGCGGCGGCTTCTTCACATGGGACGTCCTGGAGAAGCTGGGCGCCGACACGACCGGCAGCCTCCACCTGGAACCCGACGGCATGTTCCCGAACCACATGCCCAACCCGGAGGACGCGACGGCCATGTTGCTCACGCGCGGCGCGGTGCTGGCCCATGGCGCCGACCTCGGCGTGGTGTTCGACACGGACGTGGACCGGAGCGGCGTGGTGGATGACGCGGGCGCGGCCATCAACGGCGACCGGCTCATCGCTCTCATCTCCGCCATTGTGCTCGGGGAGCACCCCGGGACGACGGTGGTGACCGACGCGCGGGCCGGGGACGGGCTGACGCGGTTCATCGAGGCCAGGGGCGGGAAGCACTGCCTGTACCGTGTTGGCTACCGCAACGTGATCGACAAGGGCGCGCAGCTCAACGCCGACGGCGTCGAGACGCACGTGATGATGGAGACCACTGGGCACGGCGCGCTCAAGGAGAACTACTTCCTCGACGATGGCGCGTACATGGTGGTGAAGATTATCATCGAGATGGTCCGGATGAGATTGGCGGGGCAAGAGGGAGGAGTAGGAAGCCTGATCAGGGATCTCGAGGAGCCCGCTGAGTCCGTGTTGTTCAGGATGGACATCGTGGGCGAACCGAAGAATGCAAAACAAAGGGGTGTGCAAGCAGTCGAGACTTTCAAGAACTACATCGAG GAAGGGAAGCTTAACGGCTGGGTGCTGGATGATTGTGGCGACTGCTCGGTTGATCAGGGATGCCTTGTCGACAACAACGACcatcccattgatgttgatgcGTACATGTACAG GGCAAAATTTTACGACGAGTCTCAGAGACGACTAGGATGGGTACACATTCGTCAGAGTGTGCATAACCCCAATATAGCACTAAACATGCAGTCCTGTGTTCCTGGTGGCTGCAAATCCATGGCAAGGAGTATTTATGATGG